Below is a genomic region from Henckelia pumila isolate YLH828 chromosome 3, ASM3356847v2, whole genome shotgun sequence.
gACCTATCGGATCGACCGGATCTCAACGGCCACGAAATCATGATCGTTCATCTCTGGCCGTTGATCTCAATCTCAACGACCACAAAATCGTGGCCATTGAGAGATCCAACGTCCACTTGATCGTGGCCGTTGGATCATCTGGGTGTCCAACCCGCCGGGTTGGCGGTTTTCCAAAGCGAAATGGTCCCGTTCCGGGTCAAACCCGTTGACCCGATTAACCGACCCGTTGACCGCGTgccggttccgggtcgggtccggGCCCAACCTGGCCCTTGGCCTGGTCTAGGTGGTGCAGTCAATCGCTGCCTCCTGCCTTGGGGCCACCATTTATAGAACACTGGCTATATTCTAAAGCTAGATTCAATTGTAAAAGTAATCAACAATGGCAAATGTTTCATAAAACGAGGGAAAGAACTCAAGTTACACCATTACTTGAAAAGGTAACAATGCAATTCTGAAATGCTTGATACGTTCCAATCCCAAAGTTCCCTACAAAAACCTATTACTTGATTTACACACACACATCTAACCGCTGCCATCAAATGCAACCAAAGAGGAAGTAGCAGAACCCACTAAGCGAAATCTTTGGGTGACTGACCCTCCTTGTACTTCATCTTCAAGAAGCACTTTCTGAAGAATTTGGGGCTTCCTTTTCACAGTTGAGATTGATGTCGTTCTTTGATTTATCGCTTGATTCCTCGTTTTGCTGGTTATCATTCTTCTTCTGGAAACGACCTCCTGTTCCTCTGTTTCTCCTCAGTGCATGCAAATGCCTAGATTCATGCAAGTATGGCTGCAATATTGTTCGAATGGGTAAATCTTGAGTTCATATTTTTCAGAGAGCACCTTACGAGCAAAAAGAAACTGTTTATTTGCACCCGGTTCAGTGAAATGATGCCTGGTTTTAAAGATCTAAAATCTAAAATAACTCACTTAGAATTGATACGAGTTTAGTTCATTAAatcaatcaaaaacataaatgatGAAACCAATAACAAATTGACAATGATTTTTGAGATGAGAACGACGTACAATGCCCACAAAATACCTTCCTAGATTTCAAAAGTTTATTTTCTGACTCAGCCTTTGCACGAGATTGTCTACGTCGCATGATGCCATGGTATTGCTTGGCATTGACAAAGACAGGCTCCTCAACTGTGCCTGTTGGCAAAGGAACACCACCCTGCTG
It encodes:
- the LOC140892356 gene encoding nuclear transcription factor Y subunit A-7 isoform X1: MTSSVHNLAENGEADEQQKLTESQTQSSSMANEHPSISPTMHYAAAGQIGVGNVMAQTAYPYPDPYYRSIFAPYETQPYPAQPYPSQPMVHLQLMGIQQGGVPLPTGTVEEPVFVNAKQYHGIMRRRQSRAKAESENKLLKSRKPYLHESRHLHALRRNRGTGGRFQKKNDNQQNEESSDKSKNDINLNCEKEAPNSSESAS
- the LOC140892356 gene encoding nuclear transcription factor Y subunit A-7 isoform X2; protein product: MTSSVHNLAENGEADEQQKLTESQTQSSSMANEHPSISPTMHYAAAGQIGVGNAQTAYPYPDPYYRSIFAPYETQPYPAQPYPSQPMVHLQLMGIQQGGVPLPTGTVEEPVFVNAKQYHGIMRRRQSRAKAESENKLLKSRKPYLHESRHLHALRRNRGTGGRFQKKNDNQQNEESSDKSKNDINLNCEKEAPNSSESAS